The following are from one region of the Microtus ochrogaster isolate Prairie Vole_2 chromosome 17, MicOch1.0, whole genome shotgun sequence genome:
- the Esd gene encoding S-formylglutathione hydrolase: MAVRQISSNRCFGGLQKVFEHDSVELKCKMRLAVYLPPRAESAKCPALYWLSGLTCTEQNFITKSGFQQAASEHGLVVIAPDTSPRGCNIKGEDDSWDFGTGAGFYVNATEDPWKTNYRMYSYVTEELPQLINANFPVDPQRMSIFGHSMGGHGALICALKNPGKYKSVSAFAPICNPVLCPWGKKVFNGYLGPDESKWKAYDATCLVKSSSGSQIDILIDQGKDDEFLTNGQLLPDNFIAACTEKKIPVVYRLQEGYDHSYYFIATFITDHIRHHAKYLNA; encoded by the exons ATGGCGGTGAGGCAGATTTCCAGCAACAGGTGCTTCGGGGGGCTCCAGAAGGTCTTTGAACATGACAG TGTTGAGCTGAAATGTAAAATGAGACTTGCTGTCTACCTGCCTCCACGGGCAGAGAGTGCCAAGTGTCCTGCGCTCTACTGGCTGTCTG GTTTAACTTGCACAGAACAAAATTTCATAACCAAGTCTGGCTTTCAGCAAGCTGCCTCAGAACACGGCCTTGTCGTCATTGCTCCAGATACCAGTCCCC GTGGCTGCAACATTAAAGGAGAAGATGACAGCTGGGACTTCGGCACTGGTGCGGGCTTCTACGTGAATGCCACTGAAGACCCCTGGAAAACAAATTACAGAATGTACTCGTATGTGACCGAGGAG CTTCCACAACTCATAAACGCCAATTTCCCAGTGGATCCACAGAGGATGTCTATTTTTGGTCACTCCATGGGAGGCCACGGAGCTCTGATTTGTGCTTTGAAAAATCCTGGAAAATACAAA TCTGTGTCAGCATTTGCTCCAATTTGCAACCCAGTGCTCTGTCCTTGGGGCAAAAAAGTTTTTAATGGATATTTGGGACCAGATGAAAGTAAATGGAAG GCGTACGATGCAACCTGTCTCGTGAAGTCCTCTTCAGGTTCCCAGATTGACATATTAATTGATCAAGGAAAAGATGACGAGTTTCTTACAAACGGGCAGTTACTCCCTGATAACTTCATAGCTGcctgcacagaaaagaaaatccctgtTGTTTATAGGCTACAGGAG GGTTATGATCATAGCTACTACTTCATTGCAACCTTCATCACTGACCACATCAGGCATCATGCAAAATACCTGAACGCATGA